In a single window of the Amycolatopsis sp. cg5 genome:
- a CDS encoding TetR family transcriptional regulator: MARLTRAQTQERNRAKVLAAAKDEFTERGFREAKIDSIAERAELTRGAVYSNFPGKRALYFAVLAEYAPRPPELEPGLTVAEALGVFARAWVGRLPLVTDGRHASARLAMDLLPEIIADERTWVPFTQLTKLNALLLGLSLESLSPRSGRLVRVAESALTVLQGASQLAAAAPGFTEPFNVVSACTGLADLDLGDEWLPSGMIPQTRALDDPWLPPDALDMLRDEPFSLAGDGVVAILGLHRASAVEEAVRAAVPGEEITAVLVTGDPGELMPLARLTIADARACLRQAFPHSARPRLRVVCDENGVIAAAAGVPAISDATETAVRIKAGRIVGRADGYGACHYAASGVTQES; encoded by the coding sequence ATGGCCCGGCTCACGAGGGCGCAGACGCAGGAGCGCAACCGCGCCAAGGTGCTGGCCGCGGCCAAGGACGAGTTCACCGAGCGCGGCTTCCGCGAGGCCAAGATCGACTCGATCGCCGAGCGCGCCGAGCTCACCCGCGGCGCGGTCTACTCCAACTTCCCCGGCAAACGCGCGCTGTACTTCGCGGTGCTGGCCGAGTACGCCCCTCGTCCGCCCGAACTCGAACCCGGCTTGACGGTCGCCGAGGCGCTCGGCGTCTTCGCCCGCGCCTGGGTCGGCAGGCTGCCGCTCGTCACGGACGGCCGCCACGCCTCGGCCCGGCTCGCGATGGATCTGCTCCCCGAGATCATCGCGGACGAGCGGACCTGGGTTCCCTTCACGCAGTTGACGAAACTCAACGCGCTGCTGCTCGGCCTCTCGCTGGAAAGCCTGAGTCCTCGTTCCGGGCGGCTGGTCCGTGTCGCCGAATCGGCGTTGACGGTCCTGCAGGGCGCGAGCCAGCTGGCGGCGGCCGCGCCCGGCTTCACCGAACCGTTCAACGTGGTCAGCGCGTGCACGGGCCTCGCCGATCTCGACCTCGGCGACGAATGGCTGCCGTCGGGCATGATCCCCCAGACGCGCGCGCTCGACGATCCGTGGCTCCCGCCGGACGCCCTCGACATGCTGCGAGACGAGCCGTTTTCCCTTGCCGGGGACGGAGTCGTGGCGATACTCGGGCTGCACCGGGCGTCCGCCGTCGAGGAGGCGGTGCGTGCGGCGGTGCCGGGCGAGGAGATCACAGCCGTGCTGGTGACCGGCGACCCCGGCGAGCTGATGCCGTTGGCGCGCTTGACCATCGCGGACGCGCGGGCGTGCCTGCGCCAGGCTTTCCCGCACTCGGCTCGGCCGCGCCTGCGGGTCGTCTGTGACGAGAATGGCGTCATTGCCGCGGCGGCCGGTGTTCCGGCGATCAGCGACGCGACGGAAACCGCCGTCCGGATCAAAGCCGGGCGAATTGTCGGACGGGCCGATGGCTACGGTGCCTGCCATTACGCGGCCTCCGGTGTCACTCAGGAATCCTGA